One stretch of Natronobacterium gregoryi SP2 DNA includes these proteins:
- a CDS encoding type IV pilin: protein MFELNHKFGSGESSDERAVSPVIGVILMVAITVILAAVIATFVLGIGDDMQQDPQAGVDIDDADEEEVTVSVTSLGNADGVALIDPDDGHVLHDGKVVIEDDNGGDDDIEIDLTSGDDAVLDATGTEVTVELNDEASEEDEHTVNVVAYIGDDESITTDNGEVLDDQVEATATIGGFEVVGSADDG from the coding sequence ATGTTCGAACTCAATCACAAATTTGGAAGTGGCGAATCGTCCGATGAACGTGCTGTATCACCCGTTATTGGCGTGATACTGATGGTTGCCATCACCGTGATCCTTGCTGCGGTGATTGCAACCTTCGTCCTCGGTATCGGTGACGACATGCAGCAAGATCCCCAGGCAGGTGTCGACATTGACGACGCCGACGAAGAAGAAGTCACGGTATCGGTAACGTCGCTCGGAAATGCTGACGGTGTTGCACTCATTGACCCGGATGACGGGCACGTTCTACATGACGGTAAAGTTGTCATTGAAGACGATAACGGAGGGGACGACGACATTGAAATAGACCTCACTTCAGGGGATGACGCTGTTTTGGATGCGACTGGAACTGAAGTCACTGTTGAACTAAACGATGAGGCTTCTGAAGAAGATGAGCACACTGTAAACGTCGTTGCATACATCGGTGATGACGAAAGCATCACTACTGACAATGGCGAAGTGTTGGACGATCAAGTAGAAGCTACTGCAACCATCGGTGGCTTCGAAGTCGTCGGCTCCGCGGATGACGGCTAA